A section of the Cololabis saira isolate AMF1-May2022 chromosome 16, fColSai1.1, whole genome shotgun sequence genome encodes:
- the b3galt8 gene encoding beta-1,3-galactosyltransferase 1 → MRKTLLWNWTKFLGVVTVLTVSAHVFLSLSKHSAGPDPLPEEEYRLISPLTYQYLLNQPDVCRDRSPFLVLLVPVAPQEAAARDAVRRSWGSAARDVLTLFYAGLPPSGPQSRLQRALVEESKLHADIIQMNFMDNYQNLTIKTMMMMKWTATYCSSASYAMKVDADIFVNVYYLIQRLRSSPRLGFITGSLIRDGTPRRDPQSKWYLAEEQYPESSFPPYVSGAGYVFSTDLASRISWASRFVRMIHLEDAYVGLCLRVLGVRPVYSYDLFLRNLFEIQNLAYDRCSFARLVIANGFPPRELLHAWQDFAKGHASC, encoded by the coding sequence ATGCGGAAAACTTTGCTGTGGAATTGGACCAAGTTCCTCGGCGTTGTAACAGTTCTGACAGTGTCCGCTCACGTCTTCCTGTCCTTAAGTAAACACTCAGCGGGACCCGACCCGCTTCCTGAGGAAGAATACCGGCTCATATCCCCCCTCACGTACCAGTACCTTCTCAACCAGCCGGATGTGTGCAGGGACAGAAGCCCCTTCCTGGTCCTCCTGGTGCCGGTCGCCCCCCAGGAGGCAGCAGCGAGGGACGCCGTCAGGAGAAGCTGGGGCTCCGCGGCGCGGGACGTCCTCACGCTGTTCTATGCGGGGCTCCCGCCCTCCGGCCCGCAGTCCCGCCTCCAGCGGGCGCTGGTGGAGGAGAGCAAGCTGCATGCAGACATCATCCAGATGAACTTCATGGATAATTACCAGAACTTGACTATTAAgaccatgatgatgatgaagtggacAGCCACATATTGCTCCAGTGCCTCTTATGCCATGAAAGTTGATGCTGATATATTTGTGAATGTTTACTACCTCATCCAACGACTTAGGAGCTCCCCCAGGTTGGGCTTCATCACTGGATCTTTGATCAGGGATGGCACTCCCAGGAGGGACCCCCAGAGCAAGTGGTATCTGGCAGAAGAGCAGTACCCTGAAAGCAGCTTTCCCCCCTACGTGTCTGGAGCTGGGTATGTCTTCTCCACGGACCTGGCCAGCAGGATCTCCTGGGCATCCAGGTTTGTGCGGATGATCCATCTGGAGGATGCTTATGTGGGCTTGTGTCTGCGCGTGCTGGGCGTCCGACCGGTGTACTCCTATGACCTGTTCCTCAGGAACCTGTTTGAAATCCAAAACCTGGCCTATGACAGGTGCTCATTTGCCAGGCTGGTCATTGCCAATGGGTTTCCACCACGCGAGCTGCTGCACGCTTGGCAGGACTTCGCTAAAGGCCACGCGAGCTGCTGA